The DNA region CAGCCTTCGTCGCTGACATCGATCGCGGCAAGGTCTTCACAGCCGATACGATCGCGCAGGAGCCGGTGTCATTGCAGTTGCATACCGACACGGCCGAAACCGCCCTTCAGAACATGGAGGATCTCAATCGCAACGCGCTTTATGTCCTCGATGGCGAAGATATTGCCGGCGTCATCACCTATCAGGATGCGGTCGTCGCCGCCCGTGACGACAACACCACGCTGGCCGAGGCCATGACATCGGGCTTTTCTTCCGTCGAGGCCGGTGCATCCCTGCACGAGCTCTATGGCCCCGCCAGTGCTGGCCTGCCGATTGCAGTTACAGACGAAGACAACAAGCTGGTCGGCGTCGTCGAACCCGAGGCGGTTCTGGCGCAATTGTCAGGCGAAGCCGTGACGCCGCCGTTAGCTGAAGATGAGGCGAAAGGAGCGACACATGCCTAGTCCATCCGATCTCCTGATGATTCCGTTCGACGACTGGGTCAACGTGCTCGTCCGCGAATGGATCGTGCCGAACTTCCGACCCTTCTTCAGGGCAATGCAGGTGCCGGTCAGTTCCGTACTTGCCTGGCTCGATACCTTCTTCAATGCTGTGCCGATGCTGGCCTTCACCGCGGTGCTCGCCTTCATCGCCTGGCGCACCGCTGGTCGTGGCGTAGCAATTTTCACCGTCATTGCCCTCGTTTTCATCGACATGATCGGGCTCTGGCCCGAGACAATGACCACGCTCTCGATGATCATCACTTCGGTGCTGTTCTGCGTGGTGCTCGGCATCCCCTTGGGTATCCTGGCGGCCCGCAGCGACAAGGTTCTCGCGGTGGTCCGGCCGGTGCTCGACATTATGCAGACCATCCCGTCCTTTGTGTATCTTGTGCCCATCGTCATGCTTTTCGGCGTCGGCATGGCTCCGGGGATCATCGCCACCATCATCTTCGCTCTGCCCCCGATTGTGCGCCTCACCAATCTTGGCATCCGCAATGTCCGCGCCGACCTGATTGAGGCCGCGGAAGCATTCGGTTCCACCTCCTGGCAGATGCTCAAGGACGTGCAGTTTCCGCTCGCCCTGCGCACCATCATGGCAGGCCTAAACCAGACCCTAATGCTGGCGCTCTCGATGGTGGTGATCACTTCCATGATTGGTGCCGGAGGCTTGGGCCTCACGGTTTACACCGGTCTCGGGCGCCTCGATGTTGGCGGCGCCACAGCAGGCGGTGTCGGTATCGTTCTGCTCGCCATTATTCTGGATCGCATTACGCAGGCTCTAGGCGAAAACAGCGGATTCCGCACCGTTTCGCTCCGCCATACCCTGCTCACCTTCTTCCGCCGTGGCCGCCCTGTGGTCACCGGGGAAACGCGAAAGGCAAACTAGCCTTTCTCAACGCGGCGCAAGTCTGCGCCACTTCGAGCGGACCCTAAGGTCCGCAACAACAAGAACCAACAAAGGGAGACAAAAACCTATGTTCCGTCTCACGAAGTCCCTCGCCGTCCTCTCCGCTGCAGCCATGCTGTCGGCGGCTCCAGCAGCCGTGCTCGCTCAAGAAGAGCCGGGTGCCGGCACCACGATCAATATGGCACAGGCCACTTGGGATACCGGCTGGTTCCATGCCGAGATCTACAAGCAACTGTTTGAAGAACTGGGTTATGACGTGCAGGGCCCGACCACGCTCGACAACCCGCCCTTCTATCAGGCGGTTGCTCAGGGCGACGTTGACCTCTGGGTCAATGGCTGGTTCCCGCTGCACAACACCTATCAGAGCACTTTCGAAGGTCAGGCCGAGATCATCGGTGCCGTCGCCGAAGGCGGCGCTTTGGAGGGCTATCTCGTCGACAAGGCGTCGGTCGAAGAGTTCGACATCCAGTCTCTTGAGGACTTCAAGCGTCCTGAAGTGAAGGAAGCCTTCGACCGGGACGGTGACGGCCGTGCCGACCTCGTCGCTTGCCCTCCGGGCTGGGGCTGCGAGATCAATATCGAGCATCATCTGGACGCCTATGAACTGCGCGACCACGTGAACCCCATCAAGGCCAGCTATTCGGCTTCGATGGCCGACGCGGTTGCCGCCTATGAAGCAGGCGAGCCGATCTTCTTCTACACCTGGACGCCAAACTGGACCGTCAACGAGCTGGTGCCGGGCGAAGACGTGATGTGGATCGAGGTCCCCGAGGTCAATCTGCCTGAAGATATGGCCGATCTCGCCGATGCGGCTGTGCTCGAGGGCGTCGAAGGCTGCGTCGCCGATCCGTGCAAGCTCGGCTTCCCTGCCAACGACATCGTGCCGGTGGCCAATTCGGCCTTCCTTGAAGACAACCCGGCCGCTGCAAAGCTGCTCGAGGTCACTTCCATCCCGCTGCAGGCCATCTTCGCCCAGAACGCTGAGATGAATGCGGGTGCCGGTAGCTCCGAAGACATCCAGAACCAGGCATCCACCTGGATCGAAGAGAACCGCGACATGGTTGACGGCTGGCTTGAAGAAGCTCGTGCCGCCGCGCAGTCGTAAAAAGACGCCGGCTGCCTAAGCGCAGCCATGGTGGACTGAGGGCTCCCGCGCAATTGCGCGGGAGCCCTTTTTACGCGACATACCAGAGAGTCTTCGGGGTGTTCCGGAACCACTAAGGGGCCGGCTCGTTTTTGACGCAGCGTCAAGCTACCCAATTTCCGGAGATGACAATGGCTAACGAAAAGACTCTCGACGATCTGTTCCTTGAGACACTCAAGGACATCTATTACGCCGAAAAGCAGATCCTGAAGAACTTGCCGAAGATGGCCAAGGCAGCTCAGTCCGACAAGCTCAAAGCCGGCTTCGAGCAGCATGCCGAAGAGACCGAAGGTCAGATCGAGCGCCTCGAGCAGATCTTCGAGATGATCGGCAAGGCCCCGCGCGGCAAGACCTGCGATGCGATCCTCGGCATTCTCGAGGAAGGCAAGGAAATCATGTCCGACTTCAAGGGCGCGCCCGCACTTGACGCTGGCCTGACCGCCGCGGCACAGGCTGTCGAGCACTACGAAATCGCTCGCTACGGCACGCTCAAGACCTGGGCTCAGCAG from Devosia sp. RR2S18 includes:
- a CDS encoding ABC transporter permease, producing MPSPSDLLMIPFDDWVNVLVREWIVPNFRPFFRAMQVPVSSVLAWLDTFFNAVPMLAFTAVLAFIAWRTAGRGVAIFTVIALVFIDMIGLWPETMTTLSMIITSVLFCVVLGIPLGILAARSDKVLAVVRPVLDIMQTIPSFVYLVPIVMLFGVGMAPGIIATIIFALPPIVRLTNLGIRNVRADLIEAAEAFGSTSWQMLKDVQFPLALRTIMAGLNQTLMLALSMVVITSMIGAGGLGLTVYTGLGRLDVGGATAGGVGIVLLAIILDRITQALGENSGFRTVSLRHTLLTFFRRGRPVVTGETRKAN
- the proX gene encoding glycine betaine/L-proline ABC transporter substrate-binding protein ProX; the encoded protein is MFRLTKSLAVLSAAAMLSAAPAAVLAQEEPGAGTTINMAQATWDTGWFHAEIYKQLFEELGYDVQGPTTLDNPPFYQAVAQGDVDLWVNGWFPLHNTYQSTFEGQAEIIGAVAEGGALEGYLVDKASVEEFDIQSLEDFKRPEVKEAFDRDGDGRADLVACPPGWGCEINIEHHLDAYELRDHVNPIKASYSASMADAVAAYEAGEPIFFYTWTPNWTVNELVPGEDVMWIEVPEVNLPEDMADLADAAVLEGVEGCVADPCKLGFPANDIVPVANSAFLEDNPAAAKLLEVTSIPLQAIFAQNAEMNAGAGSSEDIQNQASTWIEENRDMVDGWLEEARAAAQS
- a CDS encoding ferritin-like domain-containing protein, which produces MANEKTLDDLFLETLKDIYYAEKQILKNLPKMAKAAQSDKLKAGFEQHAEETEGQIERLEQIFEMIGKAPRGKTCDAILGILEEGKEIMSDFKGAPALDAGLTAAAQAVEHYEIARYGTLKTWAQQLGMNDAVKLLDQTLSEEIATDKKLTQVAEASVNQKAA